In Syntrophus gentianae, a single window of DNA contains:
- a CDS encoding copper resistance protein B has product MEHENHETHENTPSIDHGSHNPSHVAIEDKSEQHSDHSAVTHEQGTMARKEHGGQIFHAFQLEAGAGSSDNDGTFNWHFDGWIGTDENKLWLKSEGERTGGKTEQAEFWTLYSRNIHPFWDGQVGVRHDMKPTSLTYFTLGFAGLAPYFFETEAHLFVSEDGDLSARLRMEKDFLVTQRLILQPYLEANLYAQDVPELDVGTGLASAEFGIQARYELTRKFAPYIDVKYERKFGETSSIAKSHKEDNEAFICAAGLRLMF; this is encoded by the coding sequence ATGGAACACGAAAATCACGAGACACATGAGAATACGCCGTCCATAGATCACGGTAGCCACAACCCATCTCATGTGGCTATTGAGGATAAGTCAGAACAACATTCCGATCATTCCGCAGTGACTCACGAACAGGGAACGATGGCAAGGAAAGAGCACGGAGGTCAGATCTTCCATGCTTTTCAACTGGAGGCAGGTGCCGGGAGCAGCGACAATGACGGCACCTTCAACTGGCACTTTGACGGCTGGATCGGTACGGATGAAAACAAGCTCTGGCTGAAAAGCGAAGGTGAACGAACGGGCGGAAAGACCGAACAGGCCGAATTCTGGACCTTGTATAGCCGAAACATCCACCCGTTCTGGGATGGGCAGGTCGGAGTCCGCCATGATATGAAGCCAACATCCCTGACCTATTTTACCCTGGGCTTTGCTGGTTTGGCCCCTTATTTCTTTGAAACAGAAGCCCATCTTTTCGTGAGTGAGGATGGTGATCTCAGCGCGAGGCTTCGAATGGAAAAAGATTTTCTTGTTACACAGCGTCTGATTCTGCAGCCTTATCTTGAAGCGAATCTCTATGCCCAGGATGTGCCGGAGCTGGATGTCGGAACCGGGCTAGCCAGTGCTGAGTTCGGCATACAGGCTCGTTATGAATTAACTCGAAAATTTGCTCCATATATCGACGTGAAGTATGAGCGGAAGTTCGGCGAAACCTCATCTATTGCAAAAAGTCACAAGGAGGATAACGAAGCCTTCATCTGTGCAGCCGGCCTGAGACTCATGTTTTAA